A stretch of Candidatus Neomarinimicrobiota bacterium DNA encodes these proteins:
- the nifU gene encoding Fe-S cluster assembly scaffold protein NifU, with product MSVYSEKVMDHFRNPRNVGEIENPDGVGKVGNPVCGDIMELYIKVKDEKIVDAKFKTFGCGAAIATSSMLTEMVKGKTIEEALKITNKAVAEALDGLPPIKMHCSVLAEEALKSAIKDYYKKKEKVK from the coding sequence ATGTCAGTATATAGCGAAAAAGTAATGGACCATTTTAGAAATCCTAGAAATGTAGGAGAGATCGAGAATCCCGACGGAGTTGGTAAAGTAGGTAATCCGGTTTGTGGTGATATAATGGAATTATACATCAAAGTTAAAGATGAAAAGATAGTTGATGCAAAATTCAAAACCTTTGGATGCGGAGCTGCTATTGCCACAAGTTCCATGTTAACGGAAATGGTAAAAGGAAAAACTATTGAGGAAGCATTGAAAATAACCAATAAAGCAGTGGCGGAAGCACTTGATGGTTTGCCACCAATTAAGATGCATTGTTCGGTACTTGCGGAGGAAGCCCTAAAGAGTGCCATTAAGGACTATTATAAGAAGAAGGAAAAGGTAAAATGA
- the cadA gene encoding cadmium-translocating P-type ATPase: MKDKDIFIDPVCNMKVTPMTSSGMAIVNGEKFYFCSTHCLHTFQKNPDRFIHQKTKNTSSCSHCNPETSSKESSKSKNVGKIRTGIYTCPMHPNVLEKSPGVCHYCGMSLEPRYIEEELDSEPSDEYIDIRKRMIVSLIFTIPLLALVMLDMFFKVSIIPDRISPIIELILTTPVVLFGGWIFFKRGYYSIINKSPNMFTLISIGTGVAFLYSLIATMLPGIFPESLRTDSGTLPVYFESAASIITLILIGQLIEIKARDKTGNAIRELIKLYPKKAHIVIEGKEKEVDLEEVKENDILKVYPGEKIPVDGIILEGNTSIDESMITGEPIPVAKTPGNQVISGTINIDGNILIRALKVGKNTVLSQIIELVNKAQRSRPPIQKLADKISYYFVPIVVIIAIITFITWLIFGPRPTLAYAIVSSVSVLIIACPCALGLATPMSIVVGVGRGTRSGILFRNVDIIEKAKDADILILDKTGTITTGKPIIKDIILYDVISDNDLLKIAASLEQYSEHPVAKAVIKYAREKNIQTIKSTNFKITPGIGIVGEIEDKKIEIGSHKILTEEEKKRVNHYESSIFVKINKKLSGALIFEDSPKKESIEAIDGLKKKGIKIVMVTGDKKETAEKLATQLGIDNIYSEVLPENKLNIVKEYQNRGFVVAMAGDGINDAPALMQADIGIAMGTGTDIAMESADIILVKGDLSGIEKAIKLSKITLKNIKQNLFWAFFYNTLGIPIAAGLLYPFFGILLSPIIAAAAMTFSDVSIIFNALRINRVRI; encoded by the coding sequence ATGAAAGATAAAGATATTTTTATTGACCCTGTTTGCAATATGAAGGTCACACCAATGACATCCTCGGGAATGGCTATAGTTAATGGAGAAAAATTTTATTTCTGTTCAACCCATTGCTTACATACCTTTCAGAAAAATCCAGATAGGTTCATACACCAGAAAACAAAGAATACTTCTTCATGCTCACACTGCAATCCCGAAACCTCTTCAAAAGAATCATCAAAATCGAAAAATGTTGGAAAAATTAGAACCGGAATATATACATGCCCCATGCATCCAAATGTTTTAGAAAAAAGTCCAGGAGTATGCCACTACTGTGGAATGTCACTTGAACCTAGATATATCGAAGAAGAATTGGATAGTGAGCCTTCAGACGAATATATCGATATAAGAAAAAGAATGATTGTTAGCTTAATATTTACTATTCCACTCCTTGCTCTTGTAATGCTTGATATGTTCTTTAAAGTTTCAATAATACCTGATAGGATATCACCTATTATAGAGTTAATACTTACAACTCCTGTTGTTCTCTTTGGCGGCTGGATTTTTTTCAAAAGAGGATATTATTCTATCATAAATAAAAGTCCTAATATGTTTACTCTAATTTCTATTGGGACAGGTGTTGCTTTTCTATATAGTCTGATAGCCACAATGCTTCCCGGAATATTCCCCGAATCTTTAAGAACAGATTCCGGAACGCTCCCCGTGTATTTTGAATCAGCAGCATCTATCATTACATTAATATTAATCGGACAACTAATAGAAATAAAAGCAAGGGATAAAACAGGTAATGCAATACGAGAATTAATAAAGCTATACCCCAAAAAAGCACACATTGTAATAGAAGGGAAAGAAAAAGAAGTTGATCTTGAGGAGGTAAAAGAAAATGATATTTTAAAAGTATATCCCGGCGAAAAAATACCTGTTGATGGCATTATTTTAGAAGGAAACACTTCTATTGATGAATCCATGATTACAGGCGAGCCAATACCTGTGGCTAAAACTCCAGGAAACCAAGTAATCAGTGGGACAATTAATATTGATGGAAATATCCTGATCAGGGCTTTAAAAGTTGGCAAAAATACCGTGCTATCGCAAATTATAGAACTGGTAAATAAGGCTCAAAGAAGTCGACCACCAATTCAAAAGCTTGCGGATAAAATCTCATATTACTTCGTTCCCATTGTGGTAATTATTGCTATAATCACTTTTATTACCTGGCTTATTTTTGGACCACGTCCCACTCTTGCATATGCCATTGTGAGCTCTGTATCCGTTTTGATTATTGCTTGCCCCTGCGCTCTGGGTCTGGCAACTCCTATGTCAATAGTTGTCGGAGTTGGTAGAGGTACAAGATCAGGAATACTGTTTAGAAACGTGGATATTATTGAGAAAGCGAAAGATGCTGATATTCTGATTCTGGACAAAACGGGAACGATCACAACAGGAAAACCTATTATAAAAGATATTATCCTATATGATGTCATCAGTGACAATGATTTGCTCAAAATAGCAGCAAGTCTTGAGCAATACAGTGAACACCCGGTTGCTAAAGCAGTTATCAAATACGCAAGAGAAAAGAATATACAAACGATAAAGAGTACAAATTTCAAGATAACCCCGGGTATAGGTATTGTGGGAGAAATTGAAGATAAAAAAATTGAAATTGGAAGCCACAAAATTTTAACTGAGGAGGAAAAGAAGAGGGTTAATCACTATGAGTCTTCGATTTTTGTTAAAATAAATAAAAAATTATCGGGGGCGCTAATATTTGAGGATAGTCCCAAAAAAGAGTCCATTGAGGCTATTGATGGATTAAAGAAAAAAGGAATAAAAATAGTAATGGTCACTGGAGACAAGAAAGAAACAGCAGAAAAGCTTGCTACACAACTTGGAATTGATAATATTTATTCAGAAGTCTTACCTGAGAATAAACTGAATATCGTAAAGGAGTATCAAAATAGAGGATTTGTTGTAGCAATGGCTGGTGATGGGATAAACGATGCCCCTGCCTTGATGCAAGCTGATATAGGTATCGCCATGGGTACCGGAACAGATATAGCAATGGAGAGCGCCGATATTATTCTGGTCAAAGGAGATTTATCAGGTATAGAAAAAGCAATTAAATTAAGCAAAATTACGCTTAAAAATATAAAGCAAAATCTCTTCTGGGCTTTCTTTTATAACACTTTGGGAATTCCAATAGCAGCTGGTCTACTTTATCCATTTTTTGGAATTTTATTATCCCCAATTATAGCCGCCGCAGCAATGACCTTCAGCGATGTCTCGATTATCTTCAATGCTCTTAGAATAAACAGAGTTAGAATATAG
- a CDS encoding SHOCT domain-containing protein: MHLWNFGCSGGWLGYLLWFIILFLAVFFLLRLLGTLSCPFTSVNESPLDVLKSRYARGEITKEEFERMKKDIE, encoded by the coding sequence ATGCACTTGTGGAATTTTGGATGTAGTGGCGGATGGTTGGGATATTTATTATGGTTTATTATCTTATTTCTCGCTGTATTTTTTCTACTCAGATTACTTGGAACTTTATCCTGCCCATTCACTTCTGTTAACGAATCTCCTCTAGATGTTTTAAAGAGCAGATATGCCAGAGGTGAAATTACAAAAGAAGAATTTGAAAGAATGAAAAAGGATATAGAATAA
- the nifS gene encoding cysteine desulfurase NifS: MKYIYMDHAATTPTDQDVLKAMLPFFSEKYGNPSSLYSIGQESRTAIEEARGKVAKFIGAKHDEIVFTSGGTESNNFALMGVAWANQKKGDHIITSSIEHHAIINPCKFLEKRGFKVTYLPVDKYGIIDPDDVKKAVTDKTILISIMHANNEIGTIEPIAEIGKIAKEKEIIFHTDAVQTVGHIPVNVDKLNVDLLSLSAHKFYGPKGVGALYIRKGTKIVPYLYGGDQEKRRRASTENVPGIVGLKRAIELAEQNMEEESKRLTNLRNKLIEKVLTGIDETILNGHPTQRLPNNTNFSFKYIEGESLILSLDMEGIACSTGSACTSSMLEPSHVLLAIGLPHEIAHGSLRFTLGRSNNEEQIDYVVEKLKKVVNKFRSMSPLYKKK, encoded by the coding sequence ATGAAATACATATACATGGACCATGCGGCTACGACACCTACTGACCAAGATGTTTTAAAAGCAATGCTTCCATTTTTTAGCGAAAAATATGGGAATCCATCAAGCCTATATTCTATAGGACAGGAATCACGCACAGCCATAGAAGAAGCACGAGGAAAGGTAGCAAAATTTATAGGTGCAAAACATGATGAAATAGTATTCACAAGTGGTGGCACCGAAAGCAACAATTTCGCATTAATGGGCGTTGCCTGGGCAAATCAGAAAAAAGGTGATCACATTATTACAAGCTCAATCGAACACCATGCTATTATCAATCCATGTAAATTTCTGGAAAAAAGAGGTTTTAAAGTTACATATTTACCCGTAGATAAATATGGTATCATAGATCCTGATGATGTGAAAAAAGCTGTAACAGACAAAACTATTCTGATATCCATCATGCATGCAAATAATGAAATTGGAACCATTGAACCAATCGCCGAAATTGGTAAAATTGCAAAAGAGAAAGAAATTATTTTTCACACTGACGCTGTACAAACAGTGGGTCATATTCCTGTTAATGTTGATAAATTAAATGTAGATTTACTAAGCTTATCAGCTCATAAATTTTATGGACCAAAAGGAGTGGGAGCTCTTTACATAAGGAAGGGCACAAAGATAGTCCCATACCTTTATGGTGGTGATCAGGAAAAAAGAAGAAGAGCATCAACAGAAAACGTTCCTGGAATTGTTGGACTTAAGAGAGCAATAGAACTGGCAGAACAAAATATGGAAGAAGAATCAAAAAGATTAACAAATTTGAGAAATAAATTAATTGAGAAAGTTTTAACTGGAATTGATGAGACAATCCTAAATGGACATCCAACACAAAGACTACCTAATAATACAAACTTCTCCTTTAAATATATTGAGGGAGAATCACTAATATTAAGCCTTGATATGGAGGGAATCGCCTGTAGCACAGGTTCTGCCTGTACATCCAGCATGTTAGAGCCTTCACATGTTCTTCTGGCGATTGGACTACCCCACGAAATAGCTCATGGGAGCTTAAGATTTACTCTTGGCAGATCAAATAATGAAGAACAAATTGATTATGTAGTTGAAAAACTTAAAAAAGTAGTGAATAAATTCAGGAGTATGTCTCCTTTGTATAAGAAAAAGTGA
- a CDS encoding Rrf2 family transcriptional regulator, with protein MKITTKIRYAIRLLIFLAQRKGKVVFLKDVSEKENISFKYLEQIIPYLKNSGLILSKRGAKGGYILAKKPSQITIKEIVQSIEGPIAIVECVTSPEYCNRRNNCAPNKLWKKLNEQISDTLETITLEDLVSNKISMEVS; from the coding sequence ATCAAAATTACAACAAAAATTAGATATGCAATCAGACTACTTATTTTTTTAGCTCAGCGTAAGGGAAAAGTGGTGTTTCTAAAAGATGTTTCGGAAAAGGAAAATATAAGTTTTAAATACCTTGAGCAAATTATACCATACCTTAAAAATAGTGGACTCATATTGTCTAAAAGGGGCGCCAAAGGTGGCTATATTCTTGCAAAAAAACCATCACAAATAACAATAAAAGAAATAGTCCAGAGCATAGAAGGACCTATTGCTATTGTTGAATGTGTCACATCACCCGAGTATTGTAATCGTAGGAATAATTGTGCTCCAAATAAACTCTGGAAAAAGTTAAACGAACAAATCTCAGATACATTGGAAACCATAACACTAGAAGACTTAGTATCAAATAAAATTTCAATGGAGGTATCATGA
- a CDS encoding formate--tetrahydrofolate ligase has translation MNNTNNLPKRKIREVVRELGLSFDDVFPHGHYIAKIPIEHLKLNEKKKDGKLILVTAMTPTPKGEGKTTTTIGLGDALRCLGYKSSICLREPSLGPYFGIKGGGTGAGKSQIVPSEDINLHFVGDMYSVSKANNLLAALIDNHLYHGNELGIDPRRIIWKRVIDLNDRALREILVGLGGVRHGIPRPDGFVITPASEVMAMLCLASDFEDLGRRLSNALVAFTYKGEPVYVRDIRAEGAMQVLLRDAIHPNLVQTMEGTPAFVHGGPFANIAQGTNSIIATRMALKLTDYVVTEAGFGTDLGGEKFFHIKCRIANLKPDAVVIVTTVRAIKHHGGFTEDGGLGNLAKHIENIRFFGLNPVVAINRFKEDTGKDIDKIIEFCENEGVRSVVTNHYQEGGKGAVDLAKAVLKSIEENKNYKFTYLYPLDMSIEHKIERIAKKIYGAIGVDFDRSAETDIELINRHGFSNLPICIAKTHKSLSDNPKLLGRPRKFKININELRIAAGAGFIVAIAGNILTMPGLPKEPVAVRIKVMPDGRTIGLV, from the coding sequence ATGAATAATACAAATAATTTACCTAAAAGGAAAATTAGAGAGGTGGTTAGAGAATTAGGTTTAAGTTTTGATGATGTTTTCCCTCATGGACATTACATTGCTAAAATTCCTATTGAACACTTGAAATTAAATGAAAAGAAAAAGGACGGTAAACTCATACTTGTTACTGCAATGACACCCACTCCAAAAGGTGAGGGAAAGACCACTACTACCATAGGTCTTGGTGATGCGCTGAGATGTCTTGGTTACAAATCCAGCATATGTCTGAGGGAACCCTCACTTGGTCCATACTTTGGAATTAAAGGTGGTGGTACAGGTGCTGGCAAATCACAGATTGTCCCATCAGAAGACATAAACCTACATTTTGTTGGAGATATGTATTCAGTAAGTAAAGCAAATAATCTCCTTGCTGCGTTGATAGATAATCATCTTTATCATGGAAATGAACTTGGTATCGATCCGCGGAGAATTATCTGGAAAAGAGTTATTGATCTTAATGACAGGGCATTAAGAGAGATTCTTGTTGGTTTAGGCGGTGTACGTCATGGAATCCCAAGACCTGATGGTTTTGTTATCACTCCGGCTTCTGAGGTTATGGCTATGCTGTGTCTTGCAAGTGACTTTGAGGACCTTGGAAGAAGACTTTCTAATGCTCTAGTTGCTTTTACGTATAAAGGTGAACCTGTCTATGTAAGAGATATTAGAGCTGAGGGTGCGATGCAGGTTCTGCTGAGAGATGCGATTCACCCAAATCTTGTGCAGACTATGGAAGGAACACCTGCTTTTGTACATGGAGGTCCATTTGCAAATATAGCTCAGGGTACAAATAGTATTATTGCTACCAGAATGGCTTTGAAGTTAACGGATTATGTAGTGACAGAAGCAGGATTTGGTACAGATCTTGGAGGAGAAAAATTTTTTCATATTAAGTGCAGGATTGCAAATCTCAAACCTGATGCTGTTGTGATTGTCACAACGGTCAGGGCAATAAAGCATCATGGTGGATTTACTGAGGATGGAGGGCTTGGAAATCTCGCCAAGCATATCGAAAATATAAGATTTTTTGGTCTTAATCCTGTTGTAGCAATTAATCGTTTTAAAGAAGATACGGGAAAGGATATTGATAAAATAATTGAATTTTGTGAAAATGAAGGTGTTAGATCAGTAGTAACAAACCATTACCAAGAAGGTGGGAAAGGGGCTGTTGATTTAGCAAAAGCGGTTTTAAAAAGTATTGAAGAAAATAAAAATTATAAGTTTACCTATTTATATCCACTTGATATGTCAATTGAGCATAAAATAGAGAGAATAGCTAAAAAGATCTATGGTGCTATAGGTGTGGATTTTGATAGATCTGCGGAAACAGATATAGAATTAATCAATAGACATGGTTTTTCTAATCTTCCAATCTGTATAGCGAAAACTCATAAGTCATTATCAGATAATCCAAAACTATTAGGTAGACCGAGAAAGTTTAAAATTAATATTAATGAATTGAGAATTGCAGCGGGAGCAGGTTTTATTGTTGCTATTGCAGGAAACATATTGACTATGCCAGGGTTGCCTAAAGAACCGGTGGCAGTTCGAATAAAAGTTATGCCAGATGGCAGAACAATTGGCCTAGTATGA